Proteins encoded within one genomic window of Prauserella marina:
- a CDS encoding acyl-CoA dehydrogenase encodes MGHYKSNVRDLEFNLFEVLGVQDRLGKGVLADSDEETARGVLSELNNLAVGPLAESFADADRNPPVYDPKTFSATLPESFKKSYQQLWDGEWWRLGLPNHLGGFGLPPTVQWAASELILGANPALFMYMAGPNFAMIVDRNGTDEQKRWAQFMIDRAWGATMVLTEPDAGSDVGAGRTKAIRQEDGSWHLDGVKRFITSGDQDMTENIMHLVLARPEGQGIETKPGTKGLSLFLVPKFHFDPETGAPGERNGAFVTNVEHKMGIKVSTTCELTFGQHGTPAKGWLLGEVHDGIAQMFQVIEYARMMVGTKAIATLSTGYLNALEYAKERVQGADLTKMLDKAAPRVTITHHPDVRRSLMLQKAYAEGLRAVYLYTASFQDQLWTGEGDDESRNLAERVNDLLLPVVKGVGSERATEQLVQSLQTLGGSGFLQDYPIEQYIRDSKIDSLYEGTTAIQSMDFFFRKIVRDKGKALTHVAGEITAFVQSEAGNGRLKNERALLKQALDDVQGMLGALIGYLTASQEDVRNTYKIGQQTVRLLLSAGDLLVGWQLLKQAEIALGKLDGTPPAKDVAFYNGKVAVASFFAKNVLPELTARRAIVEAADNDLMEIDEAAF; translated from the coding sequence ATGGGCCACTACAAGAGCAATGTCCGAGACCTTGAGTTCAACCTCTTCGAGGTCCTCGGCGTGCAGGACCGTCTCGGCAAGGGCGTACTCGCGGACTCCGACGAGGAGACCGCCCGCGGTGTCCTTTCCGAACTCAACAACCTTGCCGTCGGCCCGCTGGCCGAGTCCTTCGCCGACGCCGACCGCAACCCACCGGTCTACGACCCCAAGACGTTCTCGGCCACGCTGCCCGAGTCGTTCAAGAAGAGCTACCAGCAACTGTGGGACGGGGAGTGGTGGCGGCTCGGCCTGCCCAACCACCTCGGCGGCTTCGGCCTCCCCCCGACCGTGCAGTGGGCCGCGTCCGAGCTGATCCTCGGCGCCAACCCCGCGCTGTTCATGTACATGGCGGGCCCCAACTTCGCGATGATCGTCGACCGCAACGGCACCGACGAGCAGAAGCGCTGGGCTCAGTTCATGATCGACAGGGCATGGGGAGCGACGATGGTGCTCACCGAGCCCGACGCCGGTTCCGACGTCGGCGCCGGCCGCACGAAGGCCATCCGGCAGGAGGACGGAAGCTGGCACCTCGACGGCGTCAAGCGCTTCATCACCTCCGGCGACCAGGACATGACCGAGAACATCATGCACCTGGTGCTCGCCAGGCCCGAGGGACAGGGAATCGAGACCAAGCCGGGAACGAAGGGCCTCTCGCTCTTCCTCGTACCCAAGTTCCACTTCGACCCCGAGACCGGCGCGCCAGGCGAGCGCAACGGTGCCTTCGTCACCAACGTCGAGCACAAGATGGGCATCAAGGTCTCGACGACCTGCGAGCTGACCTTCGGCCAGCACGGCACGCCTGCCAAGGGGTGGCTGCTCGGCGAGGTGCACGACGGCATCGCACAGATGTTCCAGGTCATCGAGTACGCCCGCATGATGGTGGGCACGAAGGCCATCGCGACGCTGTCGACCGGCTACCTCAACGCGCTTGAGTACGCCAAGGAACGCGTTCAGGGTGCCGACCTGACCAAGATGCTGGACAAGGCCGCGCCACGGGTCACCATCACGCACCACCCCGACGTCCGCAGGTCGCTGATGTTGCAGAAGGCGTACGCGGAGGGGCTGCGGGCGGTCTACCTGTACACGGCCTCTTTCCAGGACCAGCTCTGGACGGGAGAGGGCGACGACGAGTCGCGGAATCTCGCCGAGCGGGTCAACGACCTGCTGCTGCCCGTCGTCAAGGGCGTCGGCTCCGAGCGGGCCACCGAGCAGCTCGTGCAGTCGCTACAGACCCTCGGCGGATCCGGGTTCCTCCAGGACTACCCCATCGAGCAGTACATCCGTGATTCGAAGATCGACTCGCTGTACGAGGGCACCACCGCCATCCAGTCGATGGACTTCTTCTTCCGCAAGATCGTCCGCGACAAGGGCAAGGCACTCACTCACGTCGCGGGCGAGATCACCGCCTTCGTCCAGTCAGAGGCGGGCAACGGGCGGCTCAAGAACGAGCGCGCGCTGCTCAAGCAGGCACTCGACGACGTGCAGGGCATGCTCGGCGCGCTCATCGGCTACCTGACGGCCTCCCAGGAGGACGTGCGCAACACCTACAAGATCGGTCAGCAGACCGTCAGGTTGCTGCTTTCGGCAGGCGATCTGCTCGTCGGCTGGCAGCTGCTCAAGCAGGCCGAGATCGCGCTCGGCAAGCTCGACGGCACGCCGCCGGCGAAGGACGTCGCCTTCTACAACGGCAAGGTCGCCGTCGCGTCCTTCTTCGCCAAGAACGTTCTGCCGGAGCTGACCGCGCGCCGCGCGATCGTAGAGGCAGCCGACAACGACCTGATGGAGATCGACGAAGCGGCGTTCTGA
- a CDS encoding GlsB/YeaQ/YmgE family stress response membrane protein produces MAVSGIISAILVGLVLGVLARLIAPGKQNIPVWLTILVGIVAAFIGTAIARGLGYADTSGWDWLEFFTQLVVAAIGVSIAASLYPRNRSQLKK; encoded by the coding sequence ATGGCTGTCTCGGGAATCATCTCCGCGATCCTCGTAGGACTGGTGCTCGGCGTACTTGCCAGGCTCATCGCGCCTGGCAAGCAGAACATCCCCGTGTGGCTGACCATCCTGGTCGGCATCGTTGCCGCCTTCATCGGTACCGCCATCGCGAGGGGACTCGGCTACGCCGACACGTCCGGCTGGGACTGGCTGGAGTTCTTCACGCAGCTCGTCGTCGCCGCCATCGGTGTGTCGATCGCGGCGAGCCTGTACCCCCGCAACCGAAGCCAGCTGAAGAAGTGA
- a CDS encoding leucine-rich repeat domain-containing protein, translating into MTRQVAGQLSGQDLTEIPESIRDSTELYELDAYRNRIAVLPDWLWNLAELRVLNLADNRLTEISPRISELTNLHTLDLGHNTIATLPDELGELPNLTEYLYLSDNRLSTLPASIGKLDRLRYLGATDNDLTALPATIGNLGALRELRLYHNELTELPDQIGELAALRELHLRGNNLDTLPDSVGKLTDLRVLDLRDNGLRELPGSLALLPKLDKLDLRWNRKLRVPDWFDDLTARGCVILR; encoded by the coding sequence ATGACACGGCAGGTGGCAGGGCAGCTCAGCGGGCAGGACCTCACCGAGATTCCGGAGTCGATCCGGGACAGCACCGAACTGTACGAACTCGATGCCTACCGAAACCGCATCGCGGTGCTCCCGGATTGGCTCTGGAATCTCGCCGAGCTGCGGGTGTTGAATCTCGCCGACAACCGGCTCACCGAGATCTCGCCAAGGATCAGCGAGCTGACCAACCTGCACACGCTCGACCTCGGCCACAACACCATCGCCACCCTTCCCGACGAGCTCGGCGAGCTGCCGAACCTCACCGAGTACCTGTATCTGAGCGACAACAGGCTTTCGACGCTTCCCGCCTCCATCGGCAAGCTCGACCGCCTCCGGTATCTCGGCGCGACCGACAACGACCTCACCGCGCTCCCGGCCACCATCGGCAACCTCGGCGCGTTGCGCGAATTGCGCCTCTACCACAACGAACTCACCGAACTTCCCGACCAGATCGGCGAGCTGGCCGCGCTGCGGGAACTCCATCTCAGAGGCAACAACCTGGACACCCTGCCCGATTCGGTCGGAAAGCTGACCGACCTGCGCGTGCTGGACCTGCGGGACAACGGACTGCGCGAACTACCGGGCTCGCTGGCGCTCCTGCCCAAGCTGGACAAGCTCGACCTTCGCTGGAACAGGAAGCTTCGCGTCCCTGATTGGTTCGACGACCTCACCGCACGCGGTTGCGTGATCCTGCGGTGA
- a CDS encoding VanW family protein, with translation MREEHDWPGEESESADHASYPTAFSAYPQRYPADDLAGELLEAEPAPVRSAKARRFRKGIGTAFLLAGAAVVVFVVLYAADLMFSIGDVPRGVTVAGVDVGGMSRVAAEATLKDELGPRLSRPVAVKAGDVTTELSPREAGLGLDWQRTVEQAGSQPLNPLTRIASFFTTREVGVVSTSDDHALRAEVTRIAGERVNREVVEGDIRFRGVSGVPNAVEPYAVEPRRGQRLNDVDAAMTAVKDVWLESEFVEWTVDVTPPKVNSGEVHKVLDGTVRPLVSAPVTVRGDGSDAVLTPRTISRALRFAPEEGRLRMSVGRDPLRDAVRPGLMSTEKSPKDARIEFAGASPNIVPSEDGRNINWERTFAPLLDIATKPADRELPVAYDVRKPALSTDAAEDLGIKEVIGEFSTSGVSGDAAKNVAAMARTLNGALVRQGETFSLDARTGPRTASQGYVRAPVHDDGTGRQVIGGGVSQLTSTLYNAAYLAGLKDAGHTAHRHYSDRFPPARDAVSLRDDGSGVDLAFTNDLAKGVAIQAQVSGSTVTVRIWGTAQYRVESDTGERTDYRPAPLTRDEGPRCRPSAGSPGFTVSDTRTLYDRSGREVRSETSTVTYEPRPAVLCVPGRPGSGDLTAGSRNRVR, from the coding sequence TTGCGGGAGGAACACGACTGGCCGGGTGAGGAGTCCGAGTCGGCTGACCACGCGTCCTACCCCACGGCCTTTTCCGCCTACCCTCAGCGTTATCCCGCTGACGACCTCGCTGGTGAACTGCTCGAAGCCGAGCCGGCGCCGGTGCGTTCCGCGAAAGCGAGGCGGTTCCGCAAGGGCATCGGCACGGCGTTCCTGCTGGCGGGTGCCGCTGTCGTGGTCTTCGTCGTGCTCTATGCCGCCGACCTGATGTTCAGCATCGGCGACGTGCCGCGCGGGGTCACCGTCGCCGGCGTCGATGTCGGTGGCATGAGCAGGGTGGCGGCGGAGGCGACTCTCAAGGACGAATTGGGTCCCCGGCTTTCCAGGCCCGTTGCCGTGAAGGCGGGCGATGTCACCACCGAGTTGTCCCCTCGCGAAGCGGGTCTCGGACTCGACTGGCAGCGCACGGTCGAGCAGGCGGGCAGCCAGCCGCTCAACCCGCTGACCCGCATCGCCTCGTTCTTCACGACCCGCGAGGTCGGGGTCGTGAGCACGTCCGACGACCACGCGTTGCGGGCCGAGGTCACCAGAATCGCGGGTGAGCGCGTCAATCGTGAGGTCGTCGAGGGCGACATCAGGTTCCGAGGGGTTTCCGGTGTCCCCAACGCCGTCGAGCCCTATGCCGTCGAGCCGAGGAGGGGGCAGCGGCTGAACGACGTCGACGCCGCGATGACGGCGGTCAAGGACGTCTGGCTGGAGAGCGAGTTCGTCGAGTGGACCGTCGACGTGACGCCGCCGAAGGTGAACTCCGGCGAGGTGCACAAGGTCCTCGACGGCACCGTCCGGCCGTTGGTTTCCGCGCCGGTGACGGTGCGGGGCGACGGAAGCGACGCGGTGCTCACGCCGCGCACCATCAGCAGGGCACTGCGATTCGCCCCCGAGGAGGGCAGGCTGCGGATGAGTGTGGGGCGGGATCCCCTGCGCGACGCCGTCCGTCCCGGCCTGATGAGTACGGAGAAGTCGCCGAAGGACGCTCGCATCGAGTTCGCGGGTGCCTCGCCGAACATCGTCCCCTCCGAGGACGGAAGGAACATCAACTGGGAGCGGACCTTCGCTCCACTGCTCGACATCGCCACGAAACCGGCTGACCGGGAGCTTCCCGTCGCCTACGACGTCAGGAAGCCCGCGTTGAGTACCGATGCGGCAGAAGACCTCGGCATCAAGGAGGTCATCGGCGAGTTCAGTACGAGCGGTGTCTCCGGTGACGCGGCCAAGAACGTCGCCGCGATGGCGAGGACGCTCAACGGTGCGTTGGTGCGACAGGGAGAGACGTTCAGTCTCGACGCCAGAACAGGTCCGCGTACCGCGTCGCAGGGCTATGTCAGGGCTCCCGTCCACGATGACGGAACGGGACGCCAGGTGATCGGCGGCGGAGTCTCCCAGCTCACGAGCACGCTGTACAACGCCGCCTATCTCGCGGGGCTCAAGGACGCGGGGCACACCGCCCACCGGCACTACTCGGACCGATTCCCTCCCGCCCGCGACGCGGTCTCGTTGCGGGACGACGGCTCCGGCGTCGACCTCGCCTTCACCAACGACCTCGCCAAGGGCGTCGCGATTCAGGCGCAGGTCAGCGGATCGACGGTGACGGTGCGGATATGGGGAACAGCGCAATACCGCGTCGAGAGCGATACGGGGGAACGGACCGACTACCGGCCGGCGCCGCTGACGCGGGACGAAGGACCGAGATGCAGGCCGTCGGCCGGATCGCCGGGATTCACCGTGTCCGACACGAGAACTCTCTACGACCGTTCCGGTCGCGAGGTGCGGTCGGAAACCAGCACGGTGACCTATGAACCACGGCCCGCGGTGTTGTGCGTACCCGGCCGTCCCGGGTCCGGCGACCTCACCGCAGGATCACGCAACCGCGTGCGGTGA
- a CDS encoding GroES family chaperonin, with protein sequence MLHDRVLVRVPVDEGERRSSSGIVIPATAQVARRLSWGNVLGVGNNVRNVKVGDRVLFNPEDQLEVEIQGDGYLVMRERDIHAMATERTEHGTGLYL encoded by the coding sequence ATGCTGCACGACCGGGTCCTCGTCAGGGTCCCTGTCGACGAGGGTGAGCGCCGTAGCAGCAGCGGCATCGTCATCCCCGCTACGGCCCAGGTCGCAAGGCGGCTTTCTTGGGGAAACGTACTCGGTGTGGGCAATAATGTACGGAACGTGAAGGTCGGCGATCGCGTGCTGTTCAACCCCGAGGACCAGTTGGAGGTCGAGATCCAGGGAGATGGCTACCTGGTGATGCGGGAGCGGGACATCCACGCGATGGCCACCGAGCGTACGGAGCACGGCACGGGCCTTTACTTGTAG
- a CDS encoding NHL domain-containing thioredoxin family protein produces MRAPELTGDVWLNTGGEQVTLAGLRGKVVLLDFWTSGCVNCLHVLDELRPLEEEFADVLVTIGVHSPKFQHEGEAAAIEAAVERYGVHHPVLNDPAMKTWDAYAVKAWPTLVVVDPAGYVVHVAAGEGHAEALRKVIGGVVEAHERAGTLRRGGSPYVPAEIEKTELRFPGKAVVTSEGRVLVADTGNHSIAEFASDAETLVRRFGSGVRGAVDGAFDMARFAEPGGLALLPERVALKVGYHLVVADTANHLLRGVDLRTGGVTTIAGTGTQWRDGDSSGRAIEVDLTSPWDVRWWDAAGGVVVAMAGNHTLSLFDPVGGTVERFAGTTVEGLRDGAAKEAFLAQPSGLAVGRDRLWFVDAETSALRWIEPVGDDYTVYTAVGTDLFSFGHKDGKAPSALLQHPLGLAVLPDGTVAVADTYNGSIRRYDQARGEVSTIARNLAEPSGLVVTDGGVLVVESAAHRLVPLAAEHDEVDGARLAVQRRPTVVASGEIDFSVLFVPPPGEKFDDRFGPSTRLEVTASPPELLAEGAGTGTELRRTLTLAEGHSGGVLQVVAQAASCDVEGEHPVCRVTRQDWGVPIKLDPEGKAELQLVMSGSPDT; encoded by the coding sequence GTGCGCGCGCCCGAATTGACCGGAGATGTCTGGCTCAACACGGGCGGCGAACAGGTAACGCTCGCAGGATTGCGCGGCAAGGTCGTCCTGCTCGACTTCTGGACCTCCGGCTGTGTCAACTGCCTTCACGTGCTCGACGAGTTACGTCCGCTTGAGGAGGAGTTCGCCGACGTGCTGGTCACCATCGGCGTCCACTCGCCGAAGTTCCAGCACGAGGGTGAGGCCGCCGCCATCGAGGCCGCGGTCGAGCGGTACGGCGTGCACCACCCCGTTCTCAACGATCCGGCCATGAAGACCTGGGACGCCTATGCCGTGAAGGCGTGGCCGACGCTGGTCGTCGTCGACCCTGCGGGCTATGTCGTGCATGTCGCGGCTGGTGAGGGCCATGCGGAGGCGTTGCGCAAGGTCATCGGCGGCGTCGTGGAAGCGCACGAGCGGGCAGGCACGCTGCGTCGTGGCGGGAGCCCCTACGTACCAGCCGAGATCGAGAAGACGGAACTCCGCTTCCCCGGCAAGGCGGTCGTGACCTCGGAGGGAAGGGTGCTGGTCGCCGACACCGGCAACCATTCGATCGCCGAGTTCGCCTCGGACGCCGAAACTCTGGTGCGCAGGTTCGGCAGCGGTGTGCGAGGGGCCGTCGACGGCGCGTTCGACATGGCGCGGTTCGCGGAGCCAGGGGGCCTCGCGTTGTTGCCGGAGCGCGTCGCACTGAAGGTGGGCTACCACCTCGTCGTGGCCGATACGGCGAATCACCTGCTGCGCGGTGTCGATCTGCGCACCGGCGGCGTGACCACCATCGCGGGCACCGGGACGCAGTGGCGCGACGGCGACAGCTCGGGACGAGCCATCGAGGTCGATCTCACGAGCCCGTGGGATGTGCGCTGGTGGGACGCTGCGGGTGGCGTCGTCGTCGCCATGGCGGGCAACCACACGCTCAGCCTCTTCGATCCGGTCGGCGGCACCGTCGAACGGTTCGCGGGCACCACCGTCGAAGGGCTGCGCGACGGCGCCGCGAAGGAGGCGTTCCTCGCCCAGCCGTCAGGGCTCGCCGTCGGAAGGGACCGGTTGTGGTTCGTCGACGCCGAAACGTCCGCGCTGAGGTGGATCGAGCCCGTCGGCGACGACTACACGGTGTACACGGCGGTCGGCACGGACCTGTTCTCGTTCGGCCACAAGGACGGCAAGGCGCCGTCGGCGCTGTTGCAGCATCCGCTCGGACTCGCGGTGCTGCCCGACGGCACGGTCGCCGTCGCCGACACCTACAACGGCTCGATCAGGCGCTACGACCAGGCTCGCGGTGAGGTGTCCACGATCGCGAGGAATCTCGCTGAGCCCTCGGGGCTCGTCGTGACGGACGGCGGGGTGCTGGTGGTCGAATCGGCCGCGCACAGGCTGGTGCCGCTGGCCGCTGAGCACGACGAGGTCGACGGCGCGCGGCTCGCCGTGCAACGGAGGCCGACCGTCGTCGCTTCGGGCGAGATCGACTTCTCCGTGCTGTTCGTTCCGCCTCCCGGCGAGAAGTTCGACGACCGTTTCGGCCCTTCCACGCGGCTCGAAGTCACCGCCTCGCCGCCGGAACTGCTGGCGGAAGGCGCGGGAACGGGAACGGAGCTGCGGCGCACCCTCACGCTCGCGGAAGGACATTCGGGGGGCGTGCTCCAGGTCGTCGCCCAAGCCGCGAGTTGTGACGTGGAAGGCGAGCATCCGGTATGCAGGGTCACCAGGCAGGACTGGGGGGTTCCGATCAAGCTCGATCCGGAGGGCAAAGCCGAACTGCAACTCGTCATGTCCGGCTCTCCCGACACATAG
- a CDS encoding SRPBCC family protein, with the protein MADKPNASGEIEVGASAETVYSLISDPGVLAELAGEYTGYRWLDGAREAREGARFRGHNRNGFRRWSTVSTITDAARGERFAFEVSAGPFAVSRWQYDIEPAEDGCRVVESTWDKRTSWFRVVTGPLIGVFDRDGLNTRNIAATLRRLKERAEA; encoded by the coding sequence ATGGCGGACAAACCCAATGCGAGCGGCGAGATCGAGGTCGGAGCCTCGGCCGAAACCGTGTACTCGTTGATCAGTGACCCCGGTGTTCTCGCCGAGCTCGCCGGGGAGTACACCGGCTACCGGTGGCTCGACGGCGCGCGCGAGGCACGCGAGGGCGCACGGTTCCGAGGACACAACCGCAACGGGTTCCGCAGGTGGAGCACGGTGTCCACGATCACGGACGCGGCCAGGGGCGAGCGGTTCGCGTTCGAGGTCTCCGCCGGGCCGTTCGCGGTCTCCCGTTGGCAGTACGACATCGAACCGGCGGAAGACGGCTGCCGCGTCGTCGAGAGCACGTGGGACAAAAGAACGTCCTGGTTCAGGGTGGTCACCGGCCCGCTGATCGGCGTTTTCGACAGGGACGGCCTCAACACCCGCAACATCGCCGCGACGTTGCGCAGGTTGAAGGAACGCGCCGAGGCGTAA
- a CDS encoding oxidoreductase: MPGFRRNGPREPGEGEEGQHESNEQERPRLDPFQPNPGKQYEVKAADLLRPFIEPGTGTLWRWRKQATNAPIVQVEDAYITGKLDLRAADLQYLFRFERCRFEQPPDVREASLLGLVFRRCWLPGLKARNFRSRNDLRLIRSVVEVDVGKPDSETTVRRAEDAERGLPDAAVNLTDAVIEGSVVLTRSTLRHPRGKALLADRLVITGALLAYRLEASGEVRIPGLRTGGNVNFSGATLKNAEGFALNGNGLQIGGSLLCEVDNYGPRADRRRFSSDGMLFMPSAKVAGDIVFRGARLAVDQTGDIVVDAWKTGDWYVDPRPALIADRLQVEGNVELSDQLEVTGTIRMVNAHLGGSLRLAAARVRVLRGQTAPFHDRAIHLDGSEINGDIDGTNMWAEGQFRLADVNVRGNMLISGATFFHPERDALSARRSTVSGNLLFRSCAVAGTVRLQGMAVGGSIDMRGTEVVQPELNELSSWSVDLRSVVVARNVLLIADRDRAFKATGGVTLDGADVKRRIDFRGAELHSTPRHGIALDCGDANADEFDLMPSTPPEGMVVLLRSTCGTLQDNDNLWEATGGLELEDFRYDALATPIALRDDEAVGERLERLRKAMGGYRPGPYDQLAVMLRASGNEEHADTVLLKKQQFRYDALAHGYRFFGGGVRLWSWLQRSMVGYGYRPFRALGWLLMLLVAGSMWFGMREDSCVNDTTDRFEVVGERCAVNRDDSGLEWNPVLYTVDLLVPIVDFGNKGRWYMADEDKWVSTGFTAMGWVLATTVAAGVTRTLRRNGS, encoded by the coding sequence ATGCCGGGCTTTCGTCGCAACGGCCCACGTGAGCCTGGCGAAGGCGAGGAAGGACAGCACGAGTCGAACGAACAGGAACGTCCCCGGCTCGATCCTTTCCAGCCCAATCCTGGCAAGCAGTACGAGGTCAAGGCGGCGGATCTGCTTCGCCCTTTCATCGAGCCGGGTACCGGCACGCTGTGGCGCTGGCGCAAGCAGGCGACGAACGCGCCGATCGTGCAGGTCGAGGATGCCTACATCACGGGAAAACTCGACCTGCGCGCCGCCGACCTCCAGTATCTGTTCCGCTTCGAGCGTTGCCGGTTCGAGCAGCCGCCCGATGTCCGTGAGGCGAGCCTGCTCGGGCTCGTGTTCCGCAGGTGCTGGCTGCCTGGGCTGAAGGCACGCAACTTCCGCAGCCGCAACGACTTGCGGTTGATCCGGAGTGTGGTCGAGGTCGACGTCGGCAAACCGGACAGCGAGACGACGGTGCGCAGGGCCGAGGACGCCGAGCGCGGACTTCCCGATGCCGCGGTGAATCTCACCGATGCCGTCATCGAGGGGTCCGTCGTGTTGACGCGAAGCACGCTGCGGCATCCGCGAGGGAAGGCACTGCTCGCCGACCGTCTCGTGATCACCGGCGCCCTGCTGGCCTACCGGCTCGAAGCCAGCGGCGAGGTCAGGATTCCCGGACTGCGAACCGGAGGTAACGTCAACTTCTCCGGCGCGACGCTGAAGAACGCGGAAGGGTTCGCGCTCAACGGAAACGGGTTGCAGATCGGTGGCAGCCTACTGTGCGAAGTGGACAATTACGGTCCTCGCGCCGACCGGCGCAGGTTCAGTTCGGACGGCATGTTGTTCATGCCGAGTGCCAAGGTCGCCGGCGACATCGTGTTCAGAGGAGCCAGACTCGCTGTCGACCAGACCGGCGACATCGTCGTCGACGCGTGGAAGACGGGTGACTGGTACGTCGATCCGCGTCCCGCGCTGATCGCCGATCGGCTCCAGGTGGAGGGAAACGTCGAGCTGAGTGACCAATTGGAGGTCACCGGAACGATCCGCATGGTCAACGCTCATCTCGGTGGCTCGCTGCGCCTCGCGGCGGCGAGAGTCAGAGTGCTCCGTGGTCAGACGGCGCCGTTTCACGACAGGGCCATCCATTTGGACGGCAGCGAGATCAACGGCGACATCGACGGCACGAACATGTGGGCGGAGGGGCAGTTCCGGCTCGCCGACGTCAACGTTCGCGGCAACATGCTGATCTCCGGCGCCACGTTCTTCCATCCGGAGCGCGATGCCCTTTCCGCGCGGCGCAGTACCGTTTCCGGAAACCTGCTCTTCAGAAGCTGTGCCGTCGCGGGAACCGTGCGGCTGCAAGGAATGGCCGTCGGCGGCAGCATCGACATGAGGGGAACCGAGGTCGTTCAGCCTGAGCTGAACGAACTGAGCAGCTGGTCGGTCGATCTCCGTTCGGTTGTCGTCGCGAGAAACGTGCTGCTCATCGCCGACAGGGACAGGGCGTTCAAGGCGACGGGCGGCGTCACGCTGGACGGAGCGGACGTCAAGCGCCGCATCGATTTCCGAGGCGCCGAACTCCACTCGACGCCACGGCACGGCATCGCGCTCGACTGCGGTGACGCGAACGCCGACGAGTTCGATCTGATGCCGAGCACGCCGCCGGAAGGCATGGTCGTGTTGTTGCGCTCGACGTGCGGAACGTTGCAGGACAACGACAACCTGTGGGAGGCGACCGGAGGGCTCGAACTGGAGGACTTCCGGTACGACGCGCTGGCCACGCCCATCGCCCTGCGCGACGACGAAGCGGTCGGCGAACGGCTTGAGCGGCTCAGGAAGGCCATGGGCGGATACCGGCCAGGTCCCTACGACCAGTTGGCCGTCATGCTCAGGGCGAGCGGCAACGAGGAGCACGCCGATACGGTGCTGCTCAAGAAGCAGCAGTTCCGCTACGACGCTCTCGCACACGGCTACCGTTTTTTCGGCGGCGGCGTCAGGTTGTGGAGCTGGTTGCAGCGGTCGATGGTCGGTTACGGCTACCGGCCCTTTCGTGCCCTTGGCTGGCTGTTGATGCTGCTCGTCGCCGGAAGCATGTGGTTCGGCATGCGCGAGGACAGTTGTGTCAACGACACGACGGACCGGTTCGAGGTCGTCGGCGAACGGTGTGCGGTGAACAGGGACGACAGCGGACTCGAATGGAACCCCGTGCTGTACACCGTCGATCTGCTCGTGCCGATCGTGGATTTCGGCAACAAGGGCCGTTGGTACATGGCCGACGAGGACAAGTGGGTCTCGACCGGTTTCACGGCGATGGGCTGGGTGCTCGCGACCACGGTCGCCGCTGGCGTGACGAGAACGTTGCGCCGTAACGGAAGTTAG
- a CDS encoding amino acid ABC transporter ATP-binding protein: protein MTDAIVEISGLNKAFGRLEVLKGIDMTVRRGEVVCIIGPSGSGKSTLLRCVNLLEEPNAGKVVVNGFEMTDPDVDIDRARRTIGMVFQSFNLFGHLCVLDNLTVAQRKVLKRDKDEAESIARDNLEKVGLAEKAGSMPDQLSGGQQQRVAIARALSMQPAVMLFDEPTSALDPELVGDVLAVMRNLAEEGMTMLVVTHEMQFAREVADKVLFMDGGVVVEEGPPSQVIGDPQQERTQTFLRRVLNPVHADE, encoded by the coding sequence ATGACCGACGCGATTGTCGAGATTTCCGGACTGAACAAGGCGTTCGGCAGGCTTGAGGTGCTCAAGGGCATCGACATGACGGTGCGGCGCGGCGAGGTCGTCTGCATCATCGGGCCCTCGGGTTCGGGAAAGTCGACGCTGCTGCGCTGCGTCAATCTGCTTGAGGAACCCAACGCGGGCAAGGTCGTCGTCAACGGATTCGAGATGACCGATCCCGATGTCGACATCGACAGGGCGCGGCGGACCATCGGCATGGTCTTCCAGAGCTTCAACCTGTTCGGCCACCTGTGCGTACTGGACAACCTGACGGTGGCGCAGCGCAAGGTGCTCAAGCGGGACAAGGACGAGGCGGAGTCGATCGCGAGGGACAACCTGGAGAAGGTCGGTCTCGCCGAGAAGGCCGGCTCGATGCCCGATCAGCTTTCCGGCGGTCAGCAGCAACGGGTCGCGATCGCGAGAGCGTTGTCGATGCAGCCCGCGGTGATGTTGTTCGACGAGCCGACCTCCGCGCTCGACCCCGAACTCGTCGGTGATGTGCTCGCCGTGATGCGCAATCTGGCCGAGGAGGGCATGACGATGCTCGTGGTGACCCACGAGATGCAGTTCGCCCGTGAGGTTGCTGACAAAGTGCTCTTCATGGACGGCGGAGTCGTCGTGGAGGAAGGGCCGCCGTCCCAGGTCATCGGTGATCCTCAACAGGAGCGTACGCAAACGTTCCTTCGTCGCGTTTTGAATCCGGTGCATGCCGACGAGTGA